The Flavobacteriales bacterium genomic interval TAGTGCCAACAACGCTTCAAGGTCCTGTGCATTGAATGTAGCGAACCATTGCGTGGCGATCTGTTGGTTTGAATTAGAGGACATTGGCGAGCGCAATGTACTACGTTGTGGTGGCGATGGGCATCATCATTTGATGATACCCACCAGACCGATGCCTCTACCGAATAATGGGTATTTTTCGTAGCGATCGATCAAATATCCTATTCATCACCGTATATTCGAATCTTAACCTTTTAAACTCTCCCAACATGGCAAGTACGAAGATCGTAAAAGCTACTTTTTCCGTAAAAAAACCTGATCACGCCATTCCTGTTGGAGTGGTTAAACCCCTAACTGGCTCTACGTGCGAACCCACGCACGTAAGTTTGGAGACCAACCATCAGGTGATCGTTGTTTTTAAGACCAAAGTAAGTCTGAAGAATGTGAGTGTGATCAACAATGAGGTTGTGGTCACGGAAGGCGGATCTGGGGCAAAATATATATTGGTTGTTCTGGATCAGACTGATACTGATGTTTGGACGATAGTGATCCGTACGGATAAGGAGAGCGAGGGCGGTGGAGATACATTCATCGCTGGAACGGGATTGGGGGTGAAGAGCTGATCGGAATTTTACATATTGCCGTTCTTGTTCAACCAAAGGTCTGAATGCGCTATGTGCTGATCATAAGCTTATTGCTTGCCGGTATTTTAGATGCGGGGCAAGGTGTAGCCCAGCAGGTCCTGTCTAAGGATTCCGCAGATAAAGCAATAAACGAATTGCGGGGGCTGGTGGCTCGTGAACATAGTGCCACTGTTGCTATTACTGCGGATCTGTTGGCCACGTATCAACACTTGGGTGATCGATGCGCTTTGGCAGAGGTCAACGGATTCAGAAGCACCTCGTTCACCGAACTGGGTAAGCTGGATTCGGCCATGTCCTGTGCGCTTCGGGCCATGGAACTGTATACATCCGCTTGCGACTCCACAGTTCTCGTGAGGGGATACGTAGCACTATCGAGATTATACTTAGCGCTTCAGGACTTTTCCACATTGGATTCCATTTGTGATGTGGGCTTATCACTTTGGCGACCGCATTATGAGCCCGTGATACTCTACAATGCATTGCTAACGAACAAGGCGATCGGTCTGGCAAGGCAAAATGATCTTGTCGGTGCCAAACAGATCTTCAAAGCGATCTTGAATTTAGCGGAATCAAGGCATAAGCCACAGGAGATCGAGGATGCCAGCGCGAATATGGGGGTGATCATGAAGATGACCAGTGAATTTGATAGTGCAGCCTATTTCTACAACAATGCTCTGCTGAATGCAAGGAAGAATAAGAGTGCCATTCGCATTGCGAACAACTATTCCAATTTGGCAAAACTGGCACACGACCGAAAACAGTATAATGCTTCATTGCCGCTCTGGGATTCTGCGCTTGTGTATGCGATCGAGGCGAAGAATTTGGAGCATCAGGTCAGGATACATGAACACCATGCGTTGGACCTTATGGCCGTTGGTAGACCTGCTGAGGCGTATGAACATTCGTTGCTCCGTTATGCGTTGAATGATAGCATTCTGAATTCCGAAAAAGTTCTTCGGATGGCAGAAATGAAGGAGAAGTTCGAGACGGAGAAAAAGGAACGAGAGATCCTAACATTGCAGGCAGAGCAACTCAATGGGAAACTGGAGAACACACGGATCACCCGATCGCGGGATCTGATGGTGCTCGGTGGATCAGCTATCGTTCTTCTGGCTTTTGGACTGTGGCATAGGCTGGATCACGTCAGTCGCTCTCGGGCTGAGATAAAGAAGGAGCGGGATATCTCTGAAGGATTGCTTCATAACATCCTGCCCGAACAAGTAGCTGAAGAGATCAAAACAAAAGGGTATGCGGATGTGAACGAATTCGAGACTGCCACGATCCTATTCACGGATTTCATAGAATTCTCAAGTATCAGCGAAAAGCTAACAGCGACAGAGTTGGTGCGGGAGATCGACATCTGTTGGAGGGCCTTCGATTCGATCGTTGAGAAATATGGCGTTGAAAAGATCAAGACCATTGGCGATGCTTATATGGCGGTCGGTGGCCTTCCGGATATTCAGAAAGGTGATCCGGGAAGGGTAGTTCTAGCCGCACTTGAAATGCAGGAGTTCATGGCCAAGTATCGGGTCGATCGTCTTGATCAGCAAAAAGTGTTCTTCGAAATGCGGCTAGGGTTGCATACTGGGCCCGTGATCGCAGGGATCGTTGGTGCAAAGAAGTACGCTTACGATATTTGGGGTGATGCCGTGAACACCGCACGTAGAATGGAGTTTTGTGGAGAGGCGGGCAGGGTGAACATTAGTCGGGCCACTTATGAAAAGATCAAGGAATTACCGGACCTGCGCTTTACTCCGCGTGGCTTTATCCATGTGAAGGGGAAAGGCGAAGTGGAAATGTTCTTTGTGGAAAAAGCGTGATCACGAATGATCTAGTGCAACGAACCACGCATCCGTTTGAATGGTCCACGCTTTGCGGAAGGGAAGTGTGCTCTAGCTCGAAAACTCCAACCTCACCAAGTGGAAGCCATGACCAAGCGGGTAGGAGAACACCGGTCAGCTTTCGTTCTTCAATAGGAGTTTGCGCAATTATCGCTAGGGAAGTCCCAGAGGGGGAACAACGCAATCCAGCGCATAAGAGAGTTGCCTTAAACTGTAGAAGGAGTACGAATATCCAACCAACAAGGTGATCAACCGATCCACCCGCCAAATTCACGTAAGAAAACGTTACTCGGTCTCGGCCTCAGCAGCCTTTTTCAAGCTCGGATCCAAAGGCTTGCGCACTGGCATGCTCGATCCTGCACGATTGAAGGTATATTCGAACTTACCACCGCTGCGTGCAGTTGCCTTGCATTGCGGGATCAAGTTCAACATGTTCTCCTTCTGTAGCTTCTTCAGGAATAACCGGAAGTTCGCGCCTTTTTCCTTGTCGCGCTCGACAAGTTCACGGTCCGCCAACATGGGGTACAGTTCCTGACTCGGTACATTCACCGAACGGATCTGTTCCAAATGCTCTTCAATGGCCCGGCTAATGCGAAGGGCTTGCTGTATCTCTGGCTGGGTGATGGACATTCGACCGTAAAGGTGGTTATTCTTTGTGAATTGACCAAAAAATGAATGCGTTTCTCAAGAGATCAGCTGCTAGTAAGGGGTCTCAGTCAGGGAAACGCTCCGGGTCAACCTCTTTCATGATAGCGATGATCGCATCCACCACATCATCCACACTTGGCTTGCTGAAGTAATCTCCATCAGAGCCGTATGCAGGGCGATGTGCCTTTGCGGTAAGGGTTGTTGGTGCACTGTCCAAATACTGGTAACCCCCTTGAACCTGAATGATCTGCTGCAGTAAATAGGCACTTGCACCACCAGGAACATCTTCGTCCACGATCAGCAAGCGATTGGTCTTCTTCAAGCTTTCCACACAACTATGTTCCCGGTCAAAGGGTAGGAGCGTGCGTGCATCGATCAGTCTCAACATCGATGCCCAAGGCATGAACGCGTTCCGCAGCCTGCACACAGATATGGAATGTGCTTCCGTAGCTTACTAAAGTAAGGTCGGTACCAGAACAAACGACCTCCGGAATTCCGATGGGCACTGTGAAAATGCCTAGATTGCTAGGTAAACGCTCTTTACTGCGATAGCCGTTCAAACATTCGATGACCAACGCGGGGTCGTCTCCTTTGATAAGTGTGTTGTAGAACCCTGCCGCTTGTTGCATGTTGCGAGGAACGCATATGATCAATCCACGTGCGGCATTGATGATCATGCCCATAGGGCTGCCACTGTGCCAAACGCCTTCCAACCGGTGGCCACGCGTGCGAATGATCAATGGTGCTTTTTGTCCGCCTTTCGTGCGCCATTGGATAGTACACAGGTCATCACTGATGCCTTGGATGCAATAGAGCAAGTAGTCCAAGTATTGGATCTCGGCAACCGGGCGCAAACCGCGCAATGCCATTCCTAATCCTTGCCCCAGGATCGTTGCTTCGCGTATGCCAACATCGCTCACACGCAGCTCACCGAACTGTGCCTGCATGCCTTCCATGCCTTGGTTCACATCACCGATCTTTCCGGTGTCCTCACCGAATGTGAGCATTAGTGGTTCCCTCTCGAACAAGGCCGCGAAATTGTCGCGGATGATAATGCGACCATCCACCTCTTCATCCGTGTTGTATTCCACCGGGACCTCCGCAACATTCAAGCTACTGTGTGCGCTTTGGCTATAGAGGTGGCTGCCGTATCGGTCGGCGTTGAGGGCCATTGCTTCCTCGATCCAGTCAATAAGCGGTTGACGTGCGATGGGGTCGGCTTTTCGGCCGGCTAATAAAGCCCTTCGCGCGGCACTCACGATCTCCTTCCGGCCTGGGCTGATCTCCGCGCGTAGCTCGTTCACCAGCGCGATGATAGTAGCCGAAGCGGTACCGTCATCATGGTGCCGACCAACGGCCAAAGCTTCCATAAGGAAGCTCGCGTCGTGGGCTTCTCTCTTGATCTCTGCTTCGAACGCTGCCCATGCTGCTTTCTGCGAAGCCCGCACATCTTTCCGTGCTTGTTGTTCTATTTCATCCAGTTCCGCCTCGGTCGCTATGGCCTCACCGCCTGGCTTGAATGCAAGGATCCACTGACGGAATTTCACATTGCAATCGTATTCCTTGTACCATTCCAGCAGCGGCACTTCTTTAATCTTCTTTCCGGCGCTATCACGGATCCAATCTGTTACGCTGTTCTTGTACCGTTCGTGGGATCCGCTGGTGCTGTGGCCTTGCGGCTGTGTTACTTCCTGAACGTGGATCAAACACGGAACATGTTCCTCTCGGCAATCGGCGATCGCCGTTTCATACACTTTGTTCAATGCAGGATAGTCCCAGCCTCTTACGGTATGGATCCGGATACCGTTGGTGCCTTCTTCTTTCTGGAACCCTTTGAGCAGTTCACTGATGCTGCCTTTCGTGGTCTGGTGAGCTTTGCTTACACTGATGCCCCACCCATCGTCCCAAACGTTCATCGCCAACGGCACTTGCAATACACCCGCTGCATTCATGGTCTCCCAGAAATGGCCTTCACTGGTGCTGGCATCGCCAATGGTACCGAACGCCACTTCGTTGCCTTTGTCGCTGAAGTGCGTGTAGCTGTGCAACGCTTTGTTCTGGCGGAACATCTTGCTTGCCTGTGCTAAGCCCAACAACCGTGGCATTTGCCCAGCCGTTGGCGACATGTCCGGACTGGAGTTGTATTGCTCTGCCAAGTTCTTCCACTCACCGTTCTCATCCAATGAACGCGTTGCGAAATGGCCGTTCATTTGCCGGCCACCTGTAGCTGGTTCGTGTTCCAGATCCGCATGCGCGTAAAGTTGCGCGAACCATTGTTGAACGGTAAGCTCGCCAATGGCGAACATGAACGTCATGTCGCGGTAATACCCGCTGCGCCAATCACCCGGCCGGAACTGCTTGGCCATGGCCACCTGCGCCAATTCCTTGCCATCGCCGAAGATGCCGAATTTGGCCTTTCCGGTAAGTACTTCCTTGCGGCCCAACAAACTTGCTTCACGGCTGGTGTGTACCAGCGCGTAATCGCGGAGGATCTCTTCACGTAATTCCTTCAGGGTGATCTTGGCTTCGGCGGTCGCGGTCATGCACACAGTTTCTTCTTGTGATCGTGGCGAAGTTAGGACGGCACGGCGAAATGTGGAATGATGTGTTGGTTGTGGCCCGGAATGATGGGTAATTTGCGGCTTGACATCGTTGGCGGTACCCTATGTTCGGTGGCCAAGTATTCAGAAAGTAGACAGGCTGAATTGTATGACCCTCGAGGTGGTCAACGTTCTGTGTATTGTGCGTATCCCGACGGGTATGCACTATAAATGTTGTTGGGCATAGTTTTCTTATATAAACGTTTCAAAAGCGATGTTTTCTTTAGTGACTCTATTATAGTTCATTATCGCAATTGCAAGACCTACAGATGTTGGTCTTATGGTTTTAAAATCCTTTTCTTTCCAGTCCGTCAGCAACTTCTCAATTCTAGGATTACATTTTATCATGAATTCTTTAATCTCTTGGTCGTTTAAAAGGTTTTTATTTTGAAAATTTAATGCTTTTTTACCGATTTCGCCTAAATCTAATTCATCAATTTTCGAATTGAATACTTCGTCATTCAGTGGATTGAATTGTAGAGCAATAGGGTTTTGAAAGCACTTCATTAGTAAAGGGGCCAACCTATTTTTGTCATCCCGAAACTCTTGATTAAGCTCTTCTTCAGTGAATCCTTTAGAGATTAGCGCTTTATATCTTACTTTAAAAATTTGTTCTAAAGGTTTATAAGAACTACCCTCAGAAAGGATAGTGCAACATCCTGTAAATTGAAGATGTGTGTAAAATGAATAACTGGGCGGAGTATTGGGGTAAAAGACTAAAATTCGGTTCTCAATGAACTCTATAAATGTTGGGATATTTACGATTGTATTGTGATTGATATATACAGCAGAAAAAATAAGAGTCATAACATTAATCTGCTCTTTTGTTAACTTAGGCAATATCGTTAACACTTCGTCTAACACAATCTGTTTTAAGCTTCTTTCTTCTGAATTTATTCTTTCAATTAATATATTCAGAAGTTGTTCTTTTAACTCTGAATCTCCACTTTTTGCATACTCTTTTTGTGTATTAAACATGGAAGATTGAACAGAAGGTTCTTGAAGTTTACTTTCTAATTCAGGAATCTTTACGTAGAATTTTGCGATAAATTCATCAGTTAACTCCTCTGCACGTTCCAATGCTTTCTTGGCAGCTTTTTCAGAAAATGTATAAAAATTCGCTTTAAATACATCTATTGCGATTTGTCTAGCTTCAGCTGCTGTGACACCAATATTTACATTACCACCAATCTGGACGTTCTCTGAATTATCCCCGGATTCTTGTTTCATCTTTTCATCCATTATAGTCTCCACCTATTTGTGTATTAGTTGAATTATCTCCCGATTTTTGTTTCATATTGGTGGATTTCGATTTCTTTTTTTTCTTGAATAATGCGTATATAATTCCAATAACGAATACACCGATTCCACTAAATATCCATTCCTTATTTTCAAATATTGAATCCATGATTATTGTGTTTTTTGATTATGGCCAACAAGAGGCTATCCAACGACCCTTAGATAGTTCCGCTATCCAAGCGCCGTGAAAAGAGATCGTAAGGAATTGAAAGCCAAGATAATGTATTTCTGGCGTTGATAAGATCCTTGGTTATGCGCAGCAAGATCTAGACTGTCCGGTATGCTGGTGATCCACTTAAACTCGATGGTACTCTCACCGATAGGCCAGCTTCTCCAGACCTGTTTTATCAGCGATCTGAATATCCCGGCCTTGCGTGGTGATCAGTCCTTCATCCTTCAGGTCGCTCAAACACCGGATCAGTGATTCCGTTGCCGTGCCCACGATGCTTGCTAGGTCTTCTCTGCTTATGCGCAAGCCGAGGTCTGCTTTGTCCTCCTCCGCATAGCGGTCATGCACACGTAACAGCGCTTGCGCAACGCGCTGACGAACGCTGGCATAGGCAAGTTGCAATAAGTGCTTTTCCTTTTCCTTTACATCGTGCGTGAGCATTTTGATGAAGCGGATGCTTACATCACGGTCCTTATGCAGCAGGGCCAAGAGGTCTTCGCACGGGATCAGCGCAACTTCGCAGTCTTCCAACGCTTCGGCGGTCTCCATGGCACGGCCGTTCTCCAAAAGTCCCATGTAGCCCACGAAATCACCGATCCCGTGGAGGCCCGTCACCAATTCCTTGCCGTCGTTGTTCATCTTGTACGTGCGCACTTTCCCAGTTACGATGTACGGGAGCTGGCGCATCTCGTCGCCATCATGGAACAAGGTTTCCTTCTTCGCGATCTTGCGCGTTTTGCGATGGCTGCTTATATCCTTCAACGCTTCCAGACCGCGGGCCTGGTCCATGAATTTGTTCAGGCCTTCGAAGCCATTGTCAAAGCCTTTGCGGAATAGATCGCTCCGTTTCAAACGCCCTTCTACGGCATTGAGCAATTCACCCTCTTCGAATGGTTTGGTGAGGTAGTCATCGGCACCCAATTCCATCCCCTTTCGCACATCGCTGCGTTCTGCTTTTGCACTGAGAAAGATGAACGGGATCTCGGCCGTTGCCGGATCGCGGCCCAACAGGTACAGTACACCATGTCCATCGAGTTCCGGCATCATGATGTCGCAGAGTATCAGATCGGGTGATTCCTTGCGGGCTATT includes:
- a CDS encoding adenylate/guanylate cyclase domain-containing protein, with the translated sequence MRYVLIISLLLAGILDAGQGVAQQVLSKDSADKAINELRGLVAREHSATVAITADLLATYQHLGDRCALAEVNGFRSTSFTELGKLDSAMSCALRAMELYTSACDSTVLVRGYVALSRLYLALQDFSTLDSICDVGLSLWRPHYEPVILYNALLTNKAIGLARQNDLVGAKQIFKAILNLAESRHKPQEIEDASANMGVIMKMTSEFDSAAYFYNNALLNARKNKSAIRIANNYSNLAKLAHDRKQYNASLPLWDSALVYAIEAKNLEHQVRIHEHHALDLMAVGRPAEAYEHSLLRYALNDSILNSEKVLRMAEMKEKFETEKKEREILTLQAEQLNGKLENTRITRSRDLMVLGGSAIVLLAFGLWHRLDHVSRSRAEIKKERDISEGLLHNILPEQVAEEIKTKGYADVNEFETATILFTDFIEFSSISEKLTATELVREIDICWRAFDSIVEKYGVEKIKTIGDAYMAVGGLPDIQKGDPGRVVLAALEMQEFMAKYRVDRLDQQKVFFEMRLGLHTGPVIAGIVGAKKYAYDIWGDAVNTARRMEFCGEAGRVNISRATYEKIKELPDLRFTPRGFIHVKGKGEVEMFFVEKA
- a CDS encoding response regulator codes for the protein MKTILLIEDDADMRENTAEILELADYRVLKAENGRRGVEIARKESPDLILCDIMMPELDGHGVLYLLGRDPATAEIPFIFLSAKAERSDVRKGMELGADDYLTKPFEEGELLNAVEGRLKRSDLFRKGFDNGFEGLNKFMDQARGLEALKDISSHRKTRKIAKKETLFHDGDEMRQLPYIVTGKVRTYKMNNDGKELVTGLHGIGDFVGYMGLLENGRAMETAEALEDCEVALIPCEDLLALLHKDRDVSIRFIKMLTHDVKEKEKHLLQLAYASVRQRVAQALLRVHDRYAEEDKADLGLRISREDLASIVGTATESLIRCLSDLKDEGLITTQGRDIQIADKTGLEKLAYR